The window CGCGTCAGCGCTTCGAGTGCCTCGTTCTCACAGCCGCCCTCAAGGGTTTCCAGCAGCCGGCTGACCGTGCCCTTGCTGTCATCGAGAACGTATTTCTTCTTCTCACCCTGGAACGTCACCGTGCCGTCGGCCGATTCCAGTTGCCAGGCCGGGTTCAGCCATACACGCATAGCGCGCGAACACATCCTCGGGGCAGAAAGCGGATACCACTCAGGGATGCACGGAGCGGGGGTGCGGCTCCGTTTTACCGAAGCCGCACCCCCGCTCACACTGTCAACAGCGGTGGACCATCACCTGAGCGGCGTCGGCCACGTCCATCTCCTCGATGAAGAAGATGTCATCCTGCTCCTGCGAGGCAACCTGAATTGCGGACTCAGCAACGTTCTCGTTCACTGTCGCTCCTCATGTGCAGCGGAACTGAATTGCTCTGACGTCAGGAAGCTTCACCATTCCGACAGCCGCTTGTCAAGCATCTCTCAGCCGGATTTATTTTTCACCGCAAAGCATGCTCAACGTTAGCAACACGGACATTTCTTCCCCTTGTGTTCGAGGTGCTGGCCAGGCAGGATCCGTGAAACGCGTGAACGCCTTTGACGCCGCGCAACAGGGGGATTGAAGAGCCACCGGTGCGGGGTAGTGGACCCCTTGGGCGGACCACCTAAAACCGGAGCATTAAATTCCGCACCGCACGCCGCGCATCTTCCAAAGCGAGAGAACGAAGCTCAGAATCATGGGATTCCTTGAATTCAACAGTGTCCGCTGCAATCTCGCCGACGGGCGAACACTGTTCGAAGACGTCAGCTTCTCCGTGGGGGCAGGGGAGGTCGCGGCGCTGATCGGCCACAACGGCGCGGGGAAGAGCACCCTGGTCAACGTCGCGGGCAAGCGCCTCAAGCCGCGTGCGGGCACCGTCCATGTGCAGGGCGGCCTGGCGATGATGCCGCAGTTCATCGGTTCGGTGCGCGACGAGTCGACCGTGCGCGATCTGCTGCTGGCCGCCGCCCCCGAGCGCATCGCCGCGGCCGCGGCGGACATCGACGCCCTCGAACTCGAGCTGATGGAACGCGACGACGAGGCCACGCAGATGCGGTACGCCGAGGCGCTGAGCACCTGGGGCGAGGCCGGCGGCTACGAGATCGAAGTGCTGTGGGACGTGGTGACCACCGCGGCGCTCGGCATGCCCTTCGACCGCGCCCGCTTCCGCGACGTCAACACCCTCTCCGGCGGCGAGCAGAAGCGCCTCGTCCTGGAGGCGCTGCTGCGCGGGCGCGAGCAGGTGCTCATCCTCGACGAGCCGGACAACTACCTGGACGTCCCGGGCAAGCGCTGGCTGGAGGAGCAGCTGCGCACCACCGACAAAGCCGTGCTGCTGGTCAGCCACGACCGGGCCCTGCTGGGCAACGTCGCCACGAAGGTCGTCGCCCTCGAAGGCCGCAGCACCTGGGTGCACGGCGGCTCCTTCACCGGCTGGAAGGAAGCCCGCCAGGCACGGCGCGAACGCCTGGCCGAGCTGCACCGAAGGTGGGACGAGGAGCACGAGCGGCTCAAGGACCTGGTGCACACCCTCGGCGAACAGGCCAAGATCAGCGCCGCCATGGCACCCCGCTACCGCGCCGCCCAGACCCGGCTGCGCAAGTACGAGGAGGCCGGCCGCCCGCCCGAGCTGCCCCGCGAGCAGCGCGTGGTCCCCCGGCTGACGGGCGGCCGTACCGGAACCCGCGTCATCACCTGTGAGCGGCTGGAACTGACCGGGCTCATGAAACCGTTCGACCTGGAGATCTACCTGGGAGACCGGGTCGCGGTGCTGGGGTCGAACGGCTCCGGCAAGAGCCACCTGCTGAAGCTGCTGGCCGGCCTCGACGTGGACCACTCCGGCTCCTGGCGGCTGGGCGCCCGGGTCGTACCCGGCTTCTTCACCCAGACCCACCAACACCCCGAGTGGGTGGGCAGGACCCTCGTGGAGATCATGGGCCGCGGCGAGGGCATCCGCGAGGGCCTGGACCGCGGGGCCGCCGCGGGCATGCTCTCCCGGTACGAACTGGCGGCCGCCGCGGACCAGCGCTTCGAGACGCTCTCCGGAGGACAGCAGGCCCGCTTCCAGATCCTGCTCCTGGAGCTCGGCGGCGCGACGCTGCTCCTGCTCGACGAACCGACGGACAACCTCGACCTGGTCTCGGCCGAGGCGCTGCAGCAGGCCATCGAGGAGTTCAACGGCACGGTCGTCGTGGTCACCCACGACCGCTGGCTCGCGAGCTCCTTCAACCGCTACCTCCTCTTCCGCTCCGACGGCGAGGTGGCGCAGACGCAGGAACCGGTGTGGGACGAGAACCGGGTGACCAGGGCCCGCTGACCCCTTGGCGTGGCCCCTACCGACCGAAGGAGAGGCACAATGCAGGACTCGGCGCAGACCGCTTCCGTCATGGACCACATGAGCAGGGACGCCGCGATCGCCTTTCACGGCAAGACGATCGACTTGCTCACCGCGGCCCCCGCACGGGAAGCACTCGGCCTGCTGCGGCCCGGAAGCGACGCCCCGGCCACCAGCCTGCCTCTGATGCCCCCGGACATGACACACCCCCTCGTCTCCGAACTGGCCGCGCTGCCGACCTGGGCCACGGAGCACTGGCTGCTCACCCCCGACGACAACGTGAAGCCGTGCGGCGAGGACGAGTTCACCGAGGCTCCCCCGGAGCGGCGCTTCTCGCGCAGCGGCTGTCTGCGCGACATCCCCCGGGACGCCCTCGGCATCCGCGCCTTCATCTCCGCGCTCAAGAGCACCGATGTGGCCGACGCGTTCTCGGAGGCCTTCGGCGAGCGGGTGTCCTTCCGCTCGGCCGACATCGCCAAGTACGAGGCCGGCCACTATCTGCGCCGCCACTCCGACACCTTCGACGACCGGCGCTTCGGCCTCGTCTTCTTCCTCTCCCCCGGCTGGGCCGCGGGCGACGGCGGTGAACTCGTGGTGGAGGCGCCCAGCGGCGCGGCCCTGGCCACGCAGCCCGAGCAGGGCCGCGTGGCGCTTCTGCGGATCAACCCCGGCTACCACCACAGCGTGTGCGCGATCCGCTCGCAGTCCTGGGTGCGCTACTCCATCGCCGTACACTTCGGCACGGCCAAGTAGCGGCCGCTCACGGACGACGGCCCGCCCCAACGAGCCTTTGGCGGCCGGTTGTTGATCCCCGCACGGCTCCGGCCGCCACCGGCGGGGCCGTGCGGTGACGTCCGCCACCGTTCTCATCAGATCTAGCGGCGTGCCGCCAGGAGTCCGACGTGCTCAAAGACCGCAGTTTCAGAAACCTGTGGACCGCCCAGACGGTGTCCCTGTTCGGTACCCAGGCCAGCGTGGTCATCATCCCGCTGCTCGCCCTGGAAACCCTCGACGCCTCCGCGTTCGAGATGGGTCTGCTCGGCAGTGCCGAGTCGCTGGCCGTGCTGCTCCTCGGGCTGTGGGTGGGCATGACCGCCGACCGCTATCCGCGCAGGTCGGTCATGGTGACGGCGAACATCGCGCGCCTGCTGCTGATCGGCATGATCCCGGTGGCCTACGCCCTGGACCTGCTGAGCATCCCCCTGCTCTTCACGACCGTCTTCCTGGTCGGCGCCCTCACCCTGCTGTACGACTCCGCGCTGTCCTCGCACATGGTGCTGACCTTCGACCGCCGTCAACTCCCCAAGATCAACTCGTATATGGAGGGCAGCACCGCGGTCAGCGAGGTCGCGGGACCGGGCCTGGGAGGTCTCCTGGTCCAGGCGCTGGGCGCGCCCATGGCCCTGGTCGCCGACGTCTGCAGCTATGTCGCGAGCACAGTGCTGCTGCTGGGGTCCGGAGACGGTCCGAAGAAGGGCGCGGAGACCACGGAGCAGGAGTCCGAGCAGCCGGAGCAGTCCGAACAGTCGGAGCAGCCGGAGCAGGAGACGGTCAAGGGCGCCCTGACCGGCTTCACCTGGGCCTTCTCCCACCCCATCCTGCGACCGGTGATCGTCTCCGCGGCCCACTTCAACTTCTTCACCGCGATGTTCTTCGCCGTCTACACCTTCTACGTGGTCAAGGAGTTGGGCTTCAGCCCGCTCCTCGTGGGCCTCGCGAGCGCGGCCGGCGGGCTCGGCGGCGTGCTGTCCGCGACAGCCGCCTCCGCGTTCATGAGCAGGGTGCGGACCCGGCTGCTCTACGTGCTGTCCCTGGTCGTGCCCACCGTCGGCGCCTTCCTCGTCCCCGGCTCCGGACTGCTGGACTCCTCCCTCCTGCGGTTCCTCGCCGTGGCCGCGGGGATGTTCCTGTGGAGCTTCGCCATCGTCGTGAACCTGGTCATGAGCGAGACGATCAAGCAGATGGTGACGCCGACGCACATGATCGGCCAGGTCACCTCCGCGATGCGCTTCACGACGCTGGGCTTCGAGCCCGTCGGCGCGATCGTCGGCGGCACCGTCTCCCAGTTCCTCAGCCCCACCACCGCCCTGGTCATCGCGTCCTGCGGCCTCGCGACCTCCATCGCCTGGGTCGTCCTCAACCGCCACCTGGGCACGTACGACGTGAACGAGGCCGAGCCCGTGAGCACCGCCTGACCCGCTGCCCGACCGGCATGCAAAAGGACCCCTCCGACCGCGTTTCCGCAGATCAGAGGGGTCCGATCAAGTGGAGCCTAGGGGAGTCGAACCCCTGACATCTGCCATGCAAAGACAGCGCTCTACCAACTGAGCTAAGGCCCCGGAAGGGGACATCCGCCCGGACGAAGCATGTCCCGGCGGGCGTCGGAGACCAGAGTACCGGGTCACCCCCGTGATTCCGCAAAAGGATTGGGGGTCCCCGTCGCCGACCACTCTCCGTAAGATGCTCGGCGTGGTTCGCTACCGCGAACCGCCGTACATGGGGAAGCGATGGGGAGACGCAATGGACGCCGCACAGCAGGAAGCCACCGCAAGAGCGCGGGAACTGCAGCGGAACTGGTACGGGGAGCCGTTGGGGGCGCTCTTCCGTAGGCTCATCGACGATCTTGGTCTCAACCAGGCTCGTCTCGCGGGGGTTCTGGGACTGTCCGCGCCGATGCTGTCACAGCTGATGAGCGGGCAGCGGGCGAAGATCGGCAACCCGGCCGTCGTGCAGCGCGTGCAGTTGCTGCAGGACCTGGCCGGGCAGGTCGCGGACGGCAGCGTGAGCGCGGCCGAGGCCACTGAGCGCATGGAGGAGATCAAGAAGTCACAGGGGGGTTCGGTGTTGAGCAACACCACACAGACGACGACCAGTTCGGGAGCGCCCACGGTCAAGCGCGTGGTCCGGGAGATCCAGTCGCTGCTGCGCTCGGTCGCGGCGGCGGGGGACATCATCGACGCCGCTCAGACCCTCGCCCCGACCCACCCGGAACTGGCAGAGTTCCTGCGGGTGTACGGCGCCGGCCGTACCTCGGACGCGGTGGCGCACTACCAGTCCCACCAGAGCTGATCGCACCGCCCGGCAGCCGAAGGGGGTTCGGCGGCCGGACAGAGTGATCTGACGGGGGACGGACGCTGACCGGCGTCACGGGGGACAGCGCACGGCACGGGCGGACACGAGGGGTCGTGTCACGCACGGGGGACCGGCCGGCGCGAGCGGGTTCTCCCGCGCAACGGGGGCACGGCGGGGGCCGCGACGGGGGATGCGGCGGGGGCCGCGAAGGTGGGATGCGACGGGGGAGTCGTATCGCTCATCGGGGATTTGTCCCGATCGTCGGGGTCGTACGACTCATCGAGGGATTCGTCTCGCTCGTCGGGGAGTCGCAGCACCCGGCGAGGGGGAAGCAAGGGGGGTAGCCGCAGGGGGAGGAGCGACGTACAGCCATGGGTGAGGTCTTCGCCGGCCGGTACGAACTGGTCGACCCGATCGGGCGCGGAGGGGTCGGTGCCGTCTGGCGCGCCTGGGACCACCGCCGCCGCCGCTATGTTGCCGCCAAGGTCCTGCTCCAGAGCGACGCGCACTCGCTGCTGCGCTTCGTGCGCGAACAGGCCCTGCGGATCGACCACCCCCATGTGCTCGCCCCCTCCAGCTGGGCCGCGGACGACGACAAGGTCCTGTTCACCATGGACCTGGTGGCCGGCGGCTCCCTGGCCCACCTCGTCGGGGACTACGGCCCTCTGCCACCGGCCTTCGTCTGCACCCTGCTCGACCAGCTGCTGGCGGGGCTGGCCGCGGTGCACGCTGAGGACGTCGTCCACCGTGACGTCAAACCCGCCAACGTGCTGCTGGAGGCCACCGGTACGGGCCGGCCGCGACTGCGGCTGTCCGACTTCGGCATCGCGATGCGGCTGGGCGAGCCCCGCCTGACGGAGACCAACCTCGTCGTGGGAACGCCCGGCTATCTCGCGCCCGAGCAGCTGATGGGCGCCGAACCCGACTTCCCCGCCGACCTGTTCGCCGTAGGACTGGTCGCGCTGTATCTGCTGGAGGGGGCCAAGCCGGACAGCAAGGCGCTCATCCAGTACTTCGCCGAGCACGGGACGCCCGGTGCGCCCAAGGGCATTCCGGAACCGCTGTGGCAGGTGGTGGCCACGCTGCTGCAGCCGGACCCGCAGGCACGGTTCCGTACGGCCACGGGGGCGCGCAAGGCGCTCGCCGCCGCCGCGGAACTCCTCCCGGAGCCCGGCCCGGACGACGAGCTGATCGAGATCTTCGACCAACTCGGCCCGCTGCCCTCTGGGTTCGCCCCCGAGGGCCCGCTGGAGAGAGCGCGGGGGCTGGGGCGGCAGGACCGCAGGGAAGAGCCGTCCGGCCCGGGAACGGACGAGGCACCGTCGGGCGACCACAGCAACGCCTGGCCGTCCCCCGAGGCCGTACCGCCCGACCCGCGCCAGGAGACCGACCCTTCAGCCACCCCGTCGACGCCTGCTCAGCCGGCCTCCATGTCGGACACCGGCAGCTTCCATCTGCCGCCTCCGCAGGCCACCGGCACGTACTCCCCCGCGCCCGACGGCCCGCCCTACGACACCGCCCACCGGCCGCACACCTACCAGCCGCTCCCACCGGCGTACGCCGGCCACGAGGGCCACCCCGGTCAGCCCCTGCCCCCCGCAGCGCATTACGCCACCGGCACCTCAACGGCCTCGTACACCGCCCAGAACCCACACCAGGCCCCACAAGCGCCACAGGCCCCTCCGCTCGCGCAGCCCGCCCGGCCCGCTTCACGGCATCGCGCGGAACGGCCGCGCCGCCGCCCCGGCCCTCCGGCCAAGGTGGCGGTCCCGCTCCTGCTCCTCGCCCTGGCCTGCTACGCCGTCGGCTTCTGGGCCCTGACCCGCATCTGAGCCCGCACGGGTATGAGCCCCTGCGAGGAACCGGCGCTACTGGGCAGGACCCCGCCGACGGGCCATCACGGTCCACACCCCGAGCCCCACCAGCAGCGCGCTCCCGGTGCCGATGCCGCCCACGGCGACCGCCCGCATCGTGGTGTCGCCACCCCCGGCCACGCCTTCCGCCGCCGCCTCACGCTCCTGGTCCGAGACCTCGAAGACGCCCGCGGGCTCGGACTCCCCCACGTACTCGGGCCCGCTCTTCGCCGCTCCGCTCACCCGGACGCGCAGCGTCATCGCGAACGGCCCGTCCCCGAAGCTGTCGGCGACGCTCTTGGCGAGATGCGCGACGAGGTAGTAGGAACCGGCGAAGCGCACGGCGCCGACCTGTTCGACGGGGGCATTGCGGTTGGCGTGGTCGACCGGCGGCAGGGGAGGCAGGCTGCCGGAATTCTGGTCGCCGTCGTAGCCGACGCTCACATCGGCGACATGACCGCGGGCGGGGTTGTAGAGGACCAGGTCAAGGGCGCCGGTCGTGTAGCCGGTGCCGCCGGAGTCCGTGCTGCCCAGCTCGGCGGTGGCGTGGAGCTGCCGGCCCCAGTCGACCGGCACCTCGTAGAAGACCGTCTGGCCGGGCCGGAGGTAGTCCCGCCATACGCCCTGGTCGAGGGGGGTCGCCCCGGCGAATCCCGCACCGCCCCGGCGGCGCTCGGCCTTCCCCTGGAGCGGCTGGGGCGTGGCGGAGTTCCACACCTCGGGCGCGCCGGTCGGCCCGGTCTTCGCCGTCCGCGGCTCCGTCATGGCGAGAAGTTCCAGGTCCCAAGCGTCCGGTGAGGAGCCCTCGCCCTTCGGGTCGGCCCGCTCGACGGACACGTAATAGGTGCCGGCCTTCCGGCACAGGGCCTTGGTGGGCGAGATCTCGCGCATGCCCCAGGCCGCGATGGGGTGCGGACTACGGGCGGCGCCGAAGCTCTCGGTGTCGACGGAGCAGGAATTGCCCTCGGCGTCCTGCACGGACACCCTCAGCCCGTCGATGACGGAGACGGTGCTGTCGGGGGAGGGGGCGGCGGTGACGGACACATACGCGTCCGACGCGGCGTCGAGTTCGATGCTGTAGCTGACCTTGCCGCTGCTCGGGAGCGAGCTCTTGTAGGCGGTGCCGGGCTTCAGCAACTCGGCGTCCGCGGTGCTCCTCGCTCCCTCGACGCTCCGGGCACCGTCGGCGAAGGCGTACGGGCTCGGCGTCCCGGCAGCTCCGGAGGCAGCCCCTAACGCCCCAGAGGTCCCGGAGACCCCGGAGGCCCCGGCAGCGGCCAGAGCGGCCTGGCCCGGCGCCACGGCAGCCGTAGCGCCCAGCACCACCCCCACGAGCCCCAGGCGCACAGCCACCGACGGACGCCCCTGCCACGCGCCCGCACGCCCCCACGCCGTACGACCCCGTCCCCTCACGCGCCACCCCTCAACGACGAAATTCCGTGAGCCGTGGCCCATCCTGCCCGTACGGCCGGCCCCAGGACACACAAAACCCCGACCGCGAGGCGGCCGGGGTGTGCTCGCTTTGGGATGTCGTGACTCACGAACCCGTGGGCACGGAGTCAGTCGCCTCCGTCCACAGGTCCTGCTCGGCGCGATCCGCCTGGATCTGGCGGTACACGAGGAGCCCGCCGATAGCGGCCAGTGCGACCAGGAGAAGCTTCTTCACCGCGCGACCTCGTCTTTCGTTGACGTAGGGGACCTCTGGCGCCCGACTATACACACCGACCGAGACCGATCGGTGACCTGAGTCGGACCTCAACTCCCTTCCCCGGAACCGGGATAGAAGCGGAGTCCACCGCTCCGATCGGAGGGTGATCACACCCCGACGGACGGTTACTTTGGGCCTCCTTCTCCTCTCTCCTCACATTTTCACCCCTCTTGCGTCCATCCGAGTGGTGTTCATCGGAACATCGCCGCGCCACGGGCGTCGGTCCACCACTTCTCGCCCCCCATACACATCATGAGGAAAGTACGCAAATCGCCCGACCCGAAAGTGAGGGGCCATGGCCCGGAACAAGGTTATGAAACTGTGGACCGCCATCGTCACCGCCTTCCTGGCGCTGTGCACGAAGCTCGGATTCGTCACCACGAACGCCGCCACGACCGCCAGCGCGGCAGTACCGCAGGCGGAGCCGGAGCGCAACAGCGGCAGCGACCGCATCCCGCACCAGCGAACGGCATCGGCGACATCTCCCGTGTCCCTGGCGAAAGCCCTGCCCCCCACGATGAAACAGCGCATCCGGGCCGAGGCCCACGGCAAGACCCCCCGCTGCCGCCACCGCCCACTCGCGGACACCGACGCGGACTCGGACCCCATGGCGGACTACCTGACTCCCCTGCAGCGCTGAACCCCCCGCCCGATCCCATCCGAACGGCGACCCTGCGTACAGGCCCGGCAGCTCGACAGAGCCGCCGGGCTTCTTCATGCCCCGCACGCCCTATCCCATGGAACGCGTAAGGGTTCGTGCTCGGGCTTCAGCGTGATGCCGTGTATGACCGGACTCGAGGTCGAGAAGCAGTGCGCGTAGAGACCATGCGCAAAGGCCCGGTGGGGTCGGAGTCAGGCCGGTCGGCAGCTCCACGAACTCAGCCGCGCCCCGCGCACGGGAGGCGTACGGCTTTCTGCGATCTCCATACTTCGACCGGCTGATGTCAGCCATGAACGTCAAAACCCCCAGCCGGTACCGGCTGGGGGTCTTTTCGCTGGTGGGGCTAACAGGATTTGAACCTGTGGCCTCATCCTTATCAGGGATGCGCTCTAACCAACTGAGCTATAGCCCCGCCGCGCTGTGCGGGGGTGTGTCCCGCGCGCTGACTCCTGAAGATTAGCGCACGACATGGGCAGTCCCAAAATCGGTTGTCGGGACTGCCTCAATCCAGGTCAAAAGGGTCGTG of the Streptomyces koelreuteriae genome contains:
- a CDS encoding ABC-F family ATP-binding cassette domain-containing protein codes for the protein MGFLEFNSVRCNLADGRTLFEDVSFSVGAGEVAALIGHNGAGKSTLVNVAGKRLKPRAGTVHVQGGLAMMPQFIGSVRDESTVRDLLLAAAPERIAAAAADIDALELELMERDDEATQMRYAEALSTWGEAGGYEIEVLWDVVTTAALGMPFDRARFRDVNTLSGGEQKRLVLEALLRGREQVLILDEPDNYLDVPGKRWLEEQLRTTDKAVLLVSHDRALLGNVATKVVALEGRSTWVHGGSFTGWKEARQARRERLAELHRRWDEEHERLKDLVHTLGEQAKISAAMAPRYRAAQTRLRKYEEAGRPPELPREQRVVPRLTGGRTGTRVITCERLELTGLMKPFDLEIYLGDRVAVLGSNGSGKSHLLKLLAGLDVDHSGSWRLGARVVPGFFTQTHQHPEWVGRTLVEIMGRGEGIREGLDRGAAAGMLSRYELAAAADQRFETLSGGQQARFQILLLELGGATLLLLDEPTDNLDLVSAEALQQAIEEFNGTVVVVTHDRWLASSFNRYLLFRSDGEVAQTQEPVWDENRVTRAR
- a CDS encoding 2OG-Fe(II) oxygenase; the encoded protein is MQDSAQTASVMDHMSRDAAIAFHGKTIDLLTAAPAREALGLLRPGSDAPATSLPLMPPDMTHPLVSELAALPTWATEHWLLTPDDNVKPCGEDEFTEAPPERRFSRSGCLRDIPRDALGIRAFISALKSTDVADAFSEAFGERVSFRSADIAKYEAGHYLRRHSDTFDDRRFGLVFFLSPGWAAGDGGELVVEAPSGAALATQPEQGRVALLRINPGYHHSVCAIRSQSWVRYSIAVHFGTAK
- a CDS encoding MFS transporter; the encoded protein is MLKDRSFRNLWTAQTVSLFGTQASVVIIPLLALETLDASAFEMGLLGSAESLAVLLLGLWVGMTADRYPRRSVMVTANIARLLLIGMIPVAYALDLLSIPLLFTTVFLVGALTLLYDSALSSHMVLTFDRRQLPKINSYMEGSTAVSEVAGPGLGGLLVQALGAPMALVADVCSYVASTVLLLGSGDGPKKGAETTEQESEQPEQSEQSEQPEQETVKGALTGFTWAFSHPILRPVIVSAAHFNFFTAMFFAVYTFYVVKELGFSPLLVGLASAAGGLGGVLSATAASAFMSRVRTRLLYVLSLVVPTVGAFLVPGSGLLDSSLLRFLAVAAGMFLWSFAIVVNLVMSETIKQMVTPTHMIGQVTSAMRFTTLGFEPVGAIVGGTVSQFLSPTTALVIASCGLATSIAWVVLNRHLGTYDVNEAEPVSTA
- a CDS encoding helix-turn-helix domain-containing protein, with the translated sequence MDAAQQEATARARELQRNWYGEPLGALFRRLIDDLGLNQARLAGVLGLSAPMLSQLMSGQRAKIGNPAVVQRVQLLQDLAGQVADGSVSAAEATERMEEIKKSQGGSVLSNTTQTTTSSGAPTVKRVVREIQSLLRSVAAAGDIIDAAQTLAPTHPELAEFLRVYGAGRTSDAVAHYQSHQS
- a CDS encoding serine/threonine-protein kinase produces the protein MGEVFAGRYELVDPIGRGGVGAVWRAWDHRRRRYVAAKVLLQSDAHSLLRFVREQALRIDHPHVLAPSSWAADDDKVLFTMDLVAGGSLAHLVGDYGPLPPAFVCTLLDQLLAGLAAVHAEDVVHRDVKPANVLLEATGTGRPRLRLSDFGIAMRLGEPRLTETNLVVGTPGYLAPEQLMGAEPDFPADLFAVGLVALYLLEGAKPDSKALIQYFAEHGTPGAPKGIPEPLWQVVATLLQPDPQARFRTATGARKALAAAAELLPEPGPDDELIEIFDQLGPLPSGFAPEGPLERARGLGRQDRREEPSGPGTDEAPSGDHSNAWPSPEAVPPDPRQETDPSATPSTPAQPASMSDTGSFHLPPPQATGTYSPAPDGPPYDTAHRPHTYQPLPPAYAGHEGHPGQPLPPAAHYATGTSTASYTAQNPHQAPQAPQAPPLAQPARPASRHRAERPRRRPGPPAKVAVPLLLLALACYAVGFWALTRI
- a CDS encoding DLW-39 family protein yields the protein MKKLLLVALAAIGGLLVYRQIQADRAEQDLWTEATDSVPTGS
- a CDS encoding DUF6344 domain-containing protein, which encodes MKLWTAIVTAFLALCTKLGFVTTNAATTASAAVPQAEPERNSGSDRIPHQRTASATSPVSLAKALPPTMKQRIRAEAHGKTPRCRHRPLADTDADSDPMADYLTPLQR